CGTCTCGTTCGTCTCGGTCACCAACGAGCGGCCCGGCGAGACCCTGACCAGAGAGGACATCGCCGACTGGTGGAACCGGAACGGCGGCGACTGGACCGTCGGCGTCGACCCCGGGAGCGAGCTGCTGACCGCGTTCGGGGCGAGCGGACTCCCGTTCATCGTCATCGTCGACGCGGACGGCGAACCCGTGTACGAACACGGCGGGCTCGCGAGCGCAGCGACGCTCCGGAGCCGGCTCGACCCGCTCGTCGGGGATGACTGAACTCGACCTCGCCGCGGTCGTCGCGTTCGCCGCGAGCGCCGGTGTCGCGACCTTCTTCGCCCCGTGTGCGTTCCCGCTGCTGCCCGGCTACGTGGGCTACTACCTGAGCGAGAGCGACTCGGAGACGTCGATGGTCCCCGTGGCGGTGGCCGCTGCCGTCGGTGCGCTGGCCGCACTGTCGGCCGTCGCCGGGCTGGTGCTCGCAGTCGGCGGCCCGGTCAGACGGTCGCTCCCGTTGCTGGAGCCTGTCGTCGGTGGGGGGATGGTCGTGTTCGGGCTCCTCACGCTGACGGGTCGCGGCCCGGAGCTCCGGCTCTCGCTCCCGAAGCGCCCGACCTCCGTGCTCGGGTTCGGCGTGTTCGGCGCGGTGTACGCCGTCGCCGCCGCGGGCTGTGTGGTCCCGCTGTTCGTCGGGGTGCTGACCCAGGCCCTATCGCTGCCGACGGGGGGTGCCGCGGTCGTGCTGGCGGTGTACGCACTCGCCGTCGCGCTCCCGCTAGTCGGCGTGACGCTCCTCGCGGGAGTGGGTGTCGACGCGTGGCGGGAGCTGGGCGCGTACTCCCGGCACGTCCAGCTGGTCGCGGGCGTGGTGATGGTCCTCGCGGGGCTCGGCCAGGTGTACCTCGCAGTGTTCGAACTCGGGGTGCTGTCCTGACGACGCTCCCACCAGGGTCGACACGGATTCCGCGACGCTCGGTGGTCGGTAAGCTGTGCTTAGGCAATAGTTGTCCCGGGTAGTCACTGTGTTCTATTGCGGGCCGCGGTCCAACCGGTACGGGAGATGAACTTCGACGAGTTCACGGGTGAGGTACAGCACCGCCTCGAACTGCCGGGAACCGGCGAGACGGTCCGTGCCATCAGGGCGACGCTCACGACGCTGGGTCAGCGCATCCCCGCGGGCAACGCGGCGGACCTCGCGGCGTCGCTCCCGCTGGAGGTCAAGTGGTACCCGACCGGCGCGGTGGTGGAACACGGTCAGCGGTTCGACTGGTCCGAGTTCGTCGACCGGGTCGCCGAGATAGAGGGGACTGAGCGTCAGGAGGCGGCGTACCACGCGCAGGTCATCGTGGATCTGGTTGCGTCGCAGGTGCCGGCGTCCGACTTCCAGCATCTCCGGGACCAGCTTCCACAGGCGCGGGACGACGAGAACTGGGGGAAGCTGTTCGCCGTGATCGACGCTGGCGGGTGGCAGGAGTCGACGGGATAGTCGGCGGAATCTGGTATGAGAGCTTCTACCCCGACTCGAGTGGAGGGATGGATACGCCGAAAAACGAGTTTAGACGTTAGTAATACAGGGAGGAGGAGCACTGATGGCGTGGGGGTAGTC
The nucleotide sequence above comes from Haloarchaeobius salinus. Encoded proteins:
- a CDS encoding cytochrome c biogenesis protein CcdA, with the protein product MTELDLAAVVAFAASAGVATFFAPCAFPLLPGYVGYYLSESDSETSMVPVAVAAAVGALAALSAVAGLVLAVGGPVRRSLPLLEPVVGGGMVVFGLLTLTGRGPELRLSLPKRPTSVLGFGVFGAVYAVAAAGCVVPLFVGVLTQALSLPTGGAAVVLAVYALAVALPLVGVTLLAGVGVDAWRELGAYSRHVQLVAGVVMVLAGLGQVYLAVFELGVLS
- a CDS encoding DUF2267 domain-containing protein; its protein translation is MNFDEFTGEVQHRLELPGTGETVRAIRATLTTLGQRIPAGNAADLAASLPLEVKWYPTGAVVEHGQRFDWSEFVDRVAEIEGTERQEAAYHAQVIVDLVASQVPASDFQHLRDQLPQARDDENWGKLFAVIDAGGWQESTG